The Taeniopygia guttata chromosome 1A, bTaeGut7.mat, whole genome shotgun sequence DNA window ATTATCTGAGACAGTTCTCAGTGAGTAAATCTTCAGAATAAATTGTTAAGAGGCTACAGGAATTGACATATTTAATGATCATCATATTGATCCGTTGTTAAGTTATTGGTGATATGCTCATTGTCCATTTCAATGCTGGTATCCATTTAGACTTGTTAGTCCTTGTGCTTCCAGCTTTATTTCTAATTATAATGTCAAAATAATAGAACACAGGCTCCAGTTAAGAGAAGCACAATGTACTAAGTGATTCAAATGACCTAAGGACACCAAGAGAGACTGGGGACATTTCCTGAAGGGCATGGGGGGCATCTTAAAGGTGTGAGGTGAATTAGGACAAGCCAGCAGAAGGGAGAAAGATTGCAGTGAGAATTACTTATGAGTACACTTCCAGATGGAAAGACTATGGTACAAAGTTTTCTCCTGCAACATGAGGATTCTGCAGAATGAAGCCCCAAGGATCCTAACTACATAGTGTGACTTTATGAGGGACCAGGCACCTTCAGTTCCCACAGTACAGAAGACTTAGAAGTGAAAAGGTACCTGCAGCAGTGAAGAGTTTTGCTCATTTGGCTTAGTGACAGGGTCTTTCTGCTACAGAGACTCGTTTTGGCTGTGAGGGCATTATGGGCTCCAAACAGCTTCTTAGCTCCAAGGCTGGACCTTGCTAggtgcagaggcagcacagctgtgtgcaCAATGCAGTATTGTGAAGCACAGAAACTCTGCTTCCACCAGACAATCAGCTACACCACTCCTGTTGGCTCTGTTGTCTCAGCTTCCCTGTAAGCAGGATTGAAATTCCTGGCTTTCTTTGTAGAGAATTTTGCAGCCCTACAGCAACCTGAAAATATTTAGTGGAACATTTCCTTCTGCACTTGTGGCAATGAACAGAGGCAGCAGAGATTGTCTACCACAGAAACACTGAAGATTCATCTTCTAGAAGCGAAGCCTCTCCTGCTATTTTGCCAGGGGAGGTTTTCCAGACCCAGCAGTATTCAAGCCTTTTCTATTCACAGGCCTCTGTATTTCCCCTGTTTTCCCAACTGCCAGGGAGGGCACACTAAAAATGGGCCTGCTTTTCTGATGTGCTCTTCACAATTCATTTAAACAAGGTTCAGAGGCCTCCCTGCCACTGTAACTGGGTATTTATGACCACAGGTTGGACTAAGCACCACAGAACAATAGTTCCCATCTTTGTTCATACACTGACACCAGGttacaacaggaaaaaaaaatgctgcaggGCCTTGAGTTGCTGAAGCTTAAAGAAAGGAATGATGTTCACAATACCCGTCCAAGGCATTAATAAGATCCTCACCTCCTATATGGAAAATTCAGGCATAGTCTCCACTCAGCAGCTTCCCTCTGTCCTCTTTTAATAGAAAATCACCCCTAAACAAAAACCTGGGATCGTGGCTTTCACCTCCTTGGAGTCTGACCTTTCTTGTGAAAGATGTCCTTCTGAAACCCATCAGATTACAGATTAGTTCTGGCAGCATTGCTCTTCTGGGCACTGAGTCACCTAATCTCAGGGGAATTTCTGTCCCCAGGGTTTCAAAagactttttctgttttcacagaGATAATGGTAACAGCACCTCTGACCCCAGTTCTTAGGCTATGCAGGGattcagaaaaacattttaaagtttcACTGTCTGAAAGTTACAATGGAATATGTAATTAAATGTACACATTCATATGGGTATGTGTGTGTACGTGAATGTGCACGTGTGTGCAGATGGAAAACCCTTCTTGTCGCTGGGTTGAAGCAACAAAAATTTGGCTGTATGCCATCCCTGAAATGGTGGTCCAGGATGAGCATGTCTCATGATGCTTTTTGACACAAATCCCAACccaggcttttctttctctggacAGAAGCCATGGAGAGGAACAGTGCTGCCTTTCCGCCGACACCAGACCCCACGCACCACTTCCACGTAGCCCTGCTGGATCAGAGACGGAGGCTGCGTGGCCAAATTGCTCACCTTCACAAGGCAGCTCGGAAACTCAACAAGCTCCGCAAGAGGTCCCTGATTGCCAACGTCAGCGGGAGCACCCTGACCGCTGCCGGAGCAGTCACAGccatcctggggctgtccctgagccCGGCGACGCTGGGAGCCTCTCTGCTGGCGTCGGCCGTGGGTCTGGGCCTGGCCACGGCAGGGGGGGCCGTCAGCATCACTTCTGACCTCTCCTCAGTTCTCTGCAATTCCCGGGAGGTGAGGAAGGTGCAGGAAATTGCAATGACTTGTCGGAAACAGATGAGGGAAATACTCGGCTGCTTGGAGTTCCTTCGCCGGGGGCAGGGCCCGGGCGACCCTACACTGCGCCAGTCAGAGAAGAGGGCATCCATCTCGCTCTACAACTCCGTCTGCTTCATGGTCTTCTGCGGCTCCCACAGCTTCCTCGTGCCCGAATACACAAAGGAGGTCACTAAAGtaagccaggctgtgctgaaggcCAAAATCCAGAAGCTGGCTGACAACCTCGAGACCTGCACCAGGGCAATGGATGAAGTCTGTGATCTTCTTGAGTCCAGAACAGAGCTTTCCCCATGTACGAGGAGACTCAGCTTGGATGCTAAAACCACTTCCGAGATCCTGAGACCATCCAGCTGAAACAGCATTTGGCCCATATTAAAACTGGGTTTGGAGACATTATTAACTATGACCATTAGCACTGCTACCTGTTGTTTTACAGTTCATGGTGCTGATGCTGTGAGGCGGACATTCTGCAGACCCCTTTTCCCCAGCCATCTCCactgctctgcttcctcagcaaaAATAAGTAGGTCAGGAGGCGGATGAAATACCTGATGCTGACTGAACCTGGTTTGTAAACAACTTACGAATCTGTGTGTGGTACAAGGGCTGGAGTACCCTAAAAAAGCCAACAGATGCCAATTTCCAGCAGAGTATAATCCCATTACCAAGGTACATCTGGAAAGGCTGTAGAAAGAAGCAGCTCCAGATATGACAGACTGTACGGATAGTTCCCCATCTGAGGGTGAAATAGCAGGGCCAGAATTTATCTGTTTGGAGAAACCTCTCCAGACTGAGAACTGTGATGTTTGTATTCTATTTATTTACATAGAATGATTTTAAGCTTATGATATTGTATTTAAGagtgtgtatatatttttttttttttttgaaaggagGCCTCTGTTCCAAAGGAAAACTGCTGTTTTTTTAGAGTAAAAGCAAGTCTGTAGCATGTGAGAGCAAGTTACCTGTTATTTTGCTGTGAGGAAGGGAAAATCCCTGTAGGAAAAGGAAAGCATGACCTGAATGCTGATAGTAATAAAATAGGTGAAACACAGCCAAACAGTGACAATAGACTTTAGGAGCCaagacagagagaagaagagtgGCCCTGAGTCTGCCTCAGGGCATTGGTGGAAGGAAGCAGTTATATCTCCTGGGAAGGGTAGGGTAGATTTGTGTTACTGGTCTGAGCTGGAGCCCCGTGACAGGAGCACACCTGAGAGGTGGAGGTGCCACTCTCCATGCAGTCAAGCAGCCTGTGAGACCCACAGTGGATCATCTGTGAGGGGTGAGGCAGCACTCATGGAAAGCTACACATACTCCTAGAAAGGCTTCCCACAGAAGGCTTCATGTTAGTGAAATACATGCGGGTACTAATATTCAGGAGGGGTAGAGAGGAGTAGGATGATTCAGTGGCAGAACCCCTACAAAGCAGGAGCAAGGACTGGGGCCCTGTTTCAAGTGACTGTTCTGCTAAATATGCCCTTTGTGATTTTGAGCCATCAGTACCTCAGTTCCCTGTCTAAAAATGGGGATAGCAGCATTTCCCTACCTCACAAGAATGTGTCTGGGATCATCCCACTCAGAAGTGCCCAAGTATGGTGATGATGGGGATCATGTCAGTACCTGAAAGAGGTACAAGGAAGAGACCCTGAAACTAGCTTGAGGCAACTAGAAGAGTTAATGCAGAGGTAACTCCCTCCACAAGCATGTCCCAGTGGATAAGGGAAACTTCCCTGCACAGGCACAAATCAAAATGATCAGAAAAACCTACTCTGTAATTCTGTAACACTGACCAAATTCTTAGGGAGGGCAGTACTCCATGTCACAAAGCTTGAATTCTTGTCCTTTTTGTCTCTTCTTTTAATGATAtcaatatttgttttaatatgtTGTAGGAACAATAAAAGCTCTGGTTCTCCAGAGTGAGACTCAAATGCTTTTGATAGCCATGTCTGTTTGAACAGAAATTAACAAGTACACTGCTGATTTGAATAAATGAATATGAAGCATTTTTGTGTCAGTGTCTCTGCACTCCTGGAGGTGGTGTGATTGTACACATTGTCCATCTCGTCTCATTATGCACCCTTTATGAAATAGCTGGTATATCTGCACTAAAATTCATCTGCTGGGGATGCTGTCAC harbors:
- the APOLD1 gene encoding apolipoprotein L domain-containing protein 1, with translation MERNSAAFPPTPDPTHHFHVALLDQRRRLRGQIAHLHKAARKLNKLRKRSLIANVSGSTLTAAGAVTAILGLSLSPATLGASLLASAVGLGLATAGGAVSITSDLSSVLCNSREVRKVQEIAMTCRKQMREILGCLEFLRRGQGPGDPTLRQSEKRASISLYNSVCFMVFCGSHSFLVPEYTKEVTKVSQAVLKAKIQKLADNLETCTRAMDEVCDLLESRTELSPCTRRLSLDAKTTSEILRPSS